A single genomic interval of Adhaeribacter pallidiroseus harbors:
- a CDS encoding sigma-54 interaction domain-containing protein: MLNQSEIQSIKQRFGIIGNSPLLNYAIQVAAQVAPTDMTVLITGESGSGKESFSKIIHSLSPRKHGQFIAINCGAIPEGTIDSELFGHEKGSFTGAQEARKGYFEVTSGGTIFLDEIGEMPLGTQARLLRVLENGEFIKVGSSKVQKTDVRVVTATNVNLLNAVRDGAFREDLYYRLNTVPITVPPLRERGEDVYLLFRKFASDFAEKYHVKPVTLTPDAVLELQRFRFPGNIRQLKNIAEQISVLEYDREIDGNKLRHYLPKEEVSTLPMLLPGNRAADQNFSERDLLYKVLFDMKKDVTDLKKLVYEFISPQSNNANILQEHSHLFENLDTVDRRSYPAPEPADNRLLPVNDHTDDYEKVEDIPHETEEETLSLESKEKEMILKALKKHNNKRKYAAHDLGISERTLYRKLKQYDIEEL; the protein is encoded by the coding sequence ATATTGAATCAATCAGAAATACAAAGTATAAAGCAACGGTTTGGCATAATTGGCAATTCGCCTTTGCTGAATTACGCTATCCAGGTAGCGGCTCAGGTTGCCCCTACCGATATGACGGTGCTCATCACCGGCGAAAGTGGAAGCGGAAAAGAATCTTTTTCGAAAATTATACATTCTTTAAGTCCCCGTAAACACGGTCAGTTTATTGCCATTAACTGCGGCGCAATTCCCGAAGGAACTATCGATTCCGAATTATTTGGCCACGAAAAAGGCTCCTTCACCGGGGCGCAAGAAGCACGCAAAGGTTACTTTGAAGTTACAAGTGGGGGTACTATTTTTTTAGATGAAATTGGCGAAATGCCTTTAGGCACCCAAGCCCGCCTGTTACGGGTACTCGAAAACGGCGAATTTATAAAAGTAGGTTCTTCTAAAGTACAAAAAACGGATGTACGGGTAGTAACGGCTACTAACGTTAACTTATTAAATGCTGTCCGGGATGGTGCTTTTCGTGAAGATTTATATTACCGGTTAAATACGGTACCTATTACGGTACCACCGCTCCGCGAACGGGGTGAGGATGTATACTTGCTATTCCGGAAGTTTGCTTCTGATTTTGCCGAGAAATACCACGTTAAACCGGTTACACTAACCCCAGATGCGGTATTGGAATTGCAGCGTTTCCGCTTCCCGGGCAATATCCGGCAATTAAAAAACATTGCCGAGCAGATTTCAGTGCTGGAATATGATCGCGAAATTGACGGAAACAAATTACGGCATTACTTACCAAAGGAAGAAGTAAGTACTTTACCAATGCTTTTACCGGGCAACCGGGCCGCCGACCAAAACTTTTCGGAACGTGACCTGCTCTACAAAGTATTATTTGACATGAAAAAAGACGTAACCGATTTAAAAAAACTGGTTTACGAATTTATAAGCCCGCAGTCAAATAATGCTAATATTCTGCAAGAGCACAGCCATTTATTCGAAAACCTGGATACCGTTGATCGGCGATCTTATCCCGCTCCGGAACCAGCAGATAACCGGCTTCTACCGGTAAACGACCACACGGATGATTACGAAAAAGTAGAAGACATACCGCACGAAACCGAAGAAGAAACTTTGTCTCTAGAGAGTAAAGAGAAAGAAATGATTTTGAAGGCGCTCAAAAAACATAATAATAAGCGGAAGTATGCGGCCCATGATTTAGGTATATCGGAACGCACACTTTATCGCAAACTGAAACAGTACGACATTGAAGAATTATAA
- the lptE gene encoding LPS assembly lipoprotein LptE, protein MKNYNLIISSLFFWMVMALSGCGVYSFTGTNIDPSIKTMSVLNFENNSGQGPSNLTQLVSEEFRDYFQRNTNLKLIPQNGDLQFEGQILSFNFSPAALQKQGETDVASVNRLTISLQVRYKNNKDSKQDFEQSFSAFRDFPQNQNISQIDDASIRRITEQLVMDVFNKSLANW, encoded by the coding sequence TTGAAGAATTATAATTTAATTATTTCGAGTTTATTTTTCTGGATGGTAATGGCTTTATCCGGTTGTGGCGTTTACTCTTTTACGGGTACTAACATCGATCCTTCCATTAAAACCATGAGTGTGCTTAATTTCGAAAATAATTCCGGACAAGGCCCATCTAATCTCACACAATTAGTAAGCGAAGAATTCCGGGATTATTTTCAAAGGAACACTAATTTAAAATTAATACCACAGAACGGTGATTTGCAATTTGAAGGACAAATTTTATCTTTTAATTTTAGTCCGGCGGCTTTGCAAAAACAAGGGGAAACGGATGTAGCCTCTGTTAACCGACTTACTATCAGTTTGCAGGTGCGCTATAAAAATAACAAAGATTCTAAACAAGATTTTGAACAATCTTTTTCCGCTTTCCGCGATTTTCCCCAAAATCAGAATATTTCGCAAATTGATGATGCCTCTATCCGGCGCATCACCGAGCAATTAGTAATGGACGTTTTTAATAAATCATTGGCTAATTGGTAA
- the miaB gene encoding tRNA (N6-isopentenyl adenosine(37)-C2)-methylthiotransferase MiaB, producing MNNLVVDLDFIDNRTAEQAACETKISAETNTGRSRKLYIESYGCQMNFSDSEIVTSILFKEGFDTTADINKADVVFLNTCSIREKAEQTVRHRLVHINGLRKRRPGLIIGVLGCMAERLKKNFLEEEKIVDLVVGPDAYRDLPNLLNEVDNGQKAVNVLLSREETYADINPIRLNSNGVSAFVSIMRGCNNMCSFCVVPFTRGRERSRDPFSIIREVQDLVAKGFKEVTLLGQNVDSYHYTSEDNLVQVNFASLLEKVAQVSSDLRVRFSTSHPKDITDEVLYTIKKYDNICNYIHLPVQSGNSRILDLMNRTYDRDWYLNRVDAIRRILGEDCGISSDMITGFCSETEEEHQDTLSLMDYVQYDYSYMFYYSERPGTLAARKLTDDVPLETKKRRLAEVIEKQRQLSLQRNQMALNQVHRVLVEGFSKKSNEHLSGRNDQNKVVVFPKLHFKKGDYVDVLITDCSVGTLMGEPLI from the coding sequence ATGAATAACTTAGTGGTAGATCTGGATTTTATCGATAATCGAACAGCCGAACAAGCGGCTTGTGAAACCAAGATCAGCGCAGAAACGAATACCGGGCGTTCCCGGAAACTATATATTGAGAGTTACGGCTGCCAGATGAATTTCTCGGACAGTGAGATTGTAACATCTATATTATTTAAAGAAGGTTTTGATACTACTGCCGATATTAATAAAGCAGATGTTGTATTCTTAAATACCTGTTCTATTCGGGAAAAAGCGGAACAAACCGTCCGCCATCGGTTAGTGCATATAAATGGTTTACGGAAACGCCGGCCTGGATTAATCATCGGGGTATTAGGCTGTATGGCCGAACGCTTAAAGAAAAATTTTCTGGAAGAAGAAAAAATAGTGGATTTGGTTGTGGGTCCGGATGCCTATCGGGATTTGCCTAATTTATTAAATGAAGTAGATAATGGCCAAAAAGCCGTAAACGTGCTTTTATCCCGCGAGGAAACGTACGCCGACATTAATCCCATCCGGTTAAATTCCAACGGTGTTTCGGCCTTTGTATCCATTATGCGCGGCTGTAATAACATGTGTTCCTTTTGCGTGGTACCATTTACTCGTGGTCGGGAACGCAGCCGCGATCCTTTTTCCATAATTCGGGAAGTACAAGACTTAGTTGCCAAAGGCTTTAAAGAAGTAACTTTACTGGGCCAAAACGTAGATTCGTACCATTATACTTCCGAAGACAACCTGGTTCAAGTAAATTTTGCCAGTTTACTGGAAAAAGTAGCGCAGGTTAGCTCAGATTTGCGGGTACGTTTTTCTACCTCGCACCCCAAAGACATTACCGATGAAGTATTGTACACTATAAAAAAATACGACAACATTTGTAATTACATTCATTTACCAGTACAAAGCGGTAATTCCCGGATTCTGGATTTAATGAACCGTACCTACGACCGCGATTGGTACCTGAACCGCGTAGATGCCATCCGCAGGATTTTAGGCGAAGACTGCGGTATTTCGTCAGATATGATTACCGGCTTTTGCTCTGAAACCGAAGAAGAACACCAGGATACGCTTTCTTTAATGGATTACGTGCAATACGATTACTCCTATATGTTCTATTACTCGGAACGTCCGGGAACTTTAGCCGCCCGTAAATTAACCGACGATGTGCCTCTCGAAACAAAAAAACGGAGGTTAGCCGAGGTAATCGAAAAACAAAGACAACTTTCACTGCAACGCAACCAAATGGCGCTAAACCAGGTGCATCGAGTTTTAGTAGAAGGTTTTTCTAAAAAATCAAATGAACATTTAAGTGGTCGCAACGATCAAAACAAGGTAGTGGTATTTCCTAAATTGCACTTTAAAAAAGGCGACTACGTGGATGTTTTAATTACGGATTGTTCGGTGGGTACTTTAATGGGAGAACCCCTAATTTAG